ATTTCTCGGCAAACACTTTCTGGAGCAGATCCAGCATGATCGGTGCAGCCGTTGAAGCGCCTGGAGAAGCGCCGAGCAGGGCGGCAATGCTGCCATCCTTGGCCGCCACAATTTCTGTTCCGAGCTTGAGAATACCGCCCTTTTTGGCGTCTCTCTTGATGATCTGAACCCGCTGGCCTGCCTGCCAAAGGCGCCAATCCTCGGCCTTGGCATTGGGAAAATACGCGCGCAGGGCCTCCAGCCGATCTGCGTCTGACAGCAAGAGCTGCCCGGCCAGATATTCGACCAGATCAAACTCATCATAGCCAACCTTCAACATTGGCCAGATGTTTTCGAGCGTGATTGTCGCAGGCAGATCGAACAGCGATCCTTCCTTCAGGAACTTTGTCGAGAAGGTTGCGAAGGGGCCAAACAACAGGTGACGCTTGCCTTCAAACACGCGGGTGTCGAGATGCGGAACCGACATTGGCGGCGCACCGGTGGAAGCCTGCCCGTAGGCCTTGGCAAAATGCTGGTTTGCGATTTCCGGCTTGTCGCAGACCAAGAACGAACCGCCGACGGGGAAGCCCGCGTAATCATCGCCTTCAGGAATGCCCGCCATCTGCAGAAGGTGCAACGCCCCACCGCCCGCACCGATGAACACGAACTTCGCCTTGACGGTGGTTGACGATCCATCCTTGCGATTGGAGGTGCTGACGTTCCAGGATCCGTCGCTGGTCTTTTCAATCGCCTGCACTTCGGTGGAGGTGCGCAGCGCAAAGTTTGGATGGCTCTTCAGATGCGTGACATACTGGCGGGTCACTTCGCCCCAATCGGCGTCGGTGCCAAGGGGGCTCCAGGTGGCGGCGAGCTTCTGGGCGCGATCACGCCCGTCCATCATCAGCGGCACCCATTCGGCAATCTTGTCGTGATCGGTCGAAAACTGCATGCCGGAAAACAGCGGGCTGGCTTTCAACGCTTCAAACCGCTTGGCAAGAAACGCCGTGTTCTCATCGCCCCAGACGAAACTCATGTGCGGTGTCGAGTTGAGGAACGAGCGCGGATTTTTCAACACGCCAACATCAACCTGATGGGCAAGAAACTGGCGTGTGATCTGGAAGGCCGAATTGATCTCAATCGCCTTTTCGATATGCACATTGCCTTTCGCATCCATCGGCGAATAATTCAGCTCGGCAAGGGCCGAATGCCCCGTGCCGGCATTGTTCCAGCCGTTGGAGCTTTCCATGGCCACGGCGTCGAGCCGCTCGAGCATTTCAATCGTCCAATTCGGCTCAAGCTGGCTGAGCAAAACACCCAGCGTCGCACTCATGATGCCGCCACCGATCAAAAGGACATCCACGGTTTTTTCCGGCGCTTGCGCCCAGCTCGGCACAGAGGTCGCACCGAGAACGACCGCCCCTGTGGCTGCCGATCCCAAAAGCTGACGGCGGCTCAAAACCGGGCCTTGGATGCCTGCGGCAATGGATGGGTTGTCTTTAGGATGAACGGGCATCTGGCACCTAATTGAGGTTAAGGGCGACTGCCATGACCTTTGACGATCGCACCCTACAGCACCGTACGTTTTATAAAACGCACAAAGGACGCTGTAACGTTTTAAATGTGCTGCATAGTCCCTGAACCGATTCCGGTTTGAGGGAGGATTATGCAGCATTGTGACAAGTCAGCACGCGACTTTCTGTCGCGCAGTTGCTGGGGTTTGACGCAGTGACATGACAAAAGCCATTAAATAGAAATTTAAGAACGCTCGTCCCGGTCCTTGACGGCAAGCCTGGCTATGGCAGGCGTGCGTTGAATCACACACCGCACAATTGCGCTATTTTTTGAAAAACCGTAGGATTGAAACAGCAAATCGGCATTTGAAACGCGTGTGCTCTGGCAATAATGGATGACCTGCAACATCTATGGAGGTACCGACGCATCAAGGAATAGGCCATGGCGAAAGTTATCCTTATTGAGGATGATGAAGATACGGCACAAGATATCTGCGCTGAGCTGAAAGATTACGGATACGCCGTTGACTGGGAATCCGATGGTGCCAGGGGCCTTGAACGCGCAAGGAATGGCGGGGCTGATATCCTGATCGTTGACCGTATGCTGCCTGGTATGGATGGCCTTGCTGTGATTGATACACTGCGGCGCGAACAGGTTCGCACGCCTGTGCTTGTCATCAGTGCTCTCAGTGCCGTCAATGACCGTGTGCGCGGCCTGCGGGCCGGTGGCGACGACTATCTCACCAAGCCCTTTGCGATCCTCGAACTTGTCGCCCGTGTGGAAGCCCTTCTTCGCCGCCCCGCTGACATGTCGGCAAAAGTGCTGCGGGTTGGACCGCTTGAGCTTGACCTTCTGGAGCGAAGCGCTTGCCGCGGCGAAAGAGAAATTGAGCTTCTCCCCCGTGAATTCAAGCTGCTCGAATATATGATGCGCCATTGCGAGCAGCTTCTGACCCGAGGAATGCTGTTTGAGGAAGTCTGGAAATATAAATTCGTTCCCGATTCAAACCTCATCGATGTGCATATGGGTCGGCTCAGGCGAAAAATTGATCATCCGGGAGATCACCCGATGATCTCCAATATTCGTGGAGAAGGTTTTGTACTTCGCGCGCCCGGTTGAATGG
This region of Agrobacterium vitis genomic DNA includes:
- a CDS encoding response regulator transcription factor; translation: MAKVILIEDDEDTAQDICAELKDYGYAVDWESDGARGLERARNGGADILIVDRMLPGMDGLAVIDTLRREQVRTPVLVISALSAVNDRVRGLRAGGDDYLTKPFAILELVARVEALLRRPADMSAKVLRVGPLELDLLERSACRGEREIELLPREFKLLEYMMRHCEQLLTRGMLFEEVWKYKFVPDSNLIDVHMGRLRRKIDHPGDHPMISNIRGEGFVLRAPG
- the mqo gene encoding malate dehydrogenase (quinone), whose amino-acid sequence is MPVHPKDNPSIAAGIQGPVLSRRQLLGSAATGAVVLGATSVPSWAQAPEKTVDVLLIGGGIMSATLGVLLSQLEPNWTIEMLERLDAVAMESSNGWNNAGTGHSALAELNYSPMDAKGNVHIEKAIEINSAFQITRQFLAHQVDVGVLKNPRSFLNSTPHMSFVWGDENTAFLAKRFEALKASPLFSGMQFSTDHDKIAEWVPLMMDGRDRAQKLAATWSPLGTDADWGEVTRQYVTHLKSHPNFALRTSTEVQAIEKTSDGSWNVSTSNRKDGSSTTVKAKFVFIGAGGGALHLLQMAGIPEGDDYAGFPVGGSFLVCDKPEIANQHFAKAYGQASTGAPPMSVPHLDTRVFEGKRHLLFGPFATFSTKFLKEGSLFDLPATITLENIWPMLKVGYDEFDLVEYLAGQLLLSDADRLEALRAYFPNAKAEDWRLWQAGQRVQIIKRDAKKGGILKLGTEIVAAKDGSIAALLGASPGASTAAPIMLDLLQKVFAEKLATPEWQEKVRTMVPSYGVNLNENPDMLAKEWAATAERLQLTLAPPAIDMSAITKPGVSAPAADIKRVPDMAL